The genome window AAATTCTCTTCATGGATAattatttagagcagtggtgccgaactgtggccctccagatgttcttagacttcaactcccagaagccttcaccaccacctctgctggccaggatttctgggagttgaaggccaagaacatctggagggccacagttcgacaccactgatgtaGAGCCTTGTCTGATAAAAATGGCTCTCTGGTTGACTATCATTGTCTTCACAGATTCGTGAACTGGTTCCAGAATCTCAGGCTTACATGGATTTATTGGCCTTTGAACGCAAGCTAGACCAGACCATTGCCCGCAAGAGGATGGAGATCCAGGAGGCAATAAAAAAACCTTTGACGGTATGAAGGGAGAGAGGACCAGCCAATCTTTTCATGCAAGGAGACAGATTTGGTCAGCAAACTCCTTTCAGGATGTTTTCTGATAGACTGAGGTCTCTCTTATAGATTCAGCATGTCCTGCTAGCTTGGAAGGATTTATTATCTGGGAATAGACTAGTAGAGCCAGTCCATAACAACCTGCTTTTTGCTGGACAGTGGAAACAGAGATGGTGTGTAAGAATGCCTTTtcctgagtcagaccattggtccatctagtcAGCAGTGTCTGGCAACAGCTTTCTGgggcttcaggcaggattttttccAGTCTTACCAGAAAATGTCAGGAATTTAACCTGCATTATGGAGTTGGTCTGTGGAGGCAATGAATGGAGTTGATTACATTGCTGTCCTCAGTGGATATTTTTCTCCCAATCTTCAGCAAAAGCGAAAGCTGCGTATTTACATCTCCAACACCTTTACACCTGGCAAGGAAGAATCTGAAGGAAGTGAGCGCATAGCCTCGTGGGAACTTCGTGTGGAGGGAAAACTCTTGGATGATGTAAGACTGAAACATCCTTGCTTTTAGGTTGCTTTGTGGCAGCTGAAACATTCTTACTGTGGTTCTCCTGATGGCTGGTTTAGGGCACCTTTCTCCAACCACCAAATTTCACCAGGCACCAAGTCAGCCCTCCTCCCTTAGTTCTTCACTTGTTCTTTTAAAGTGTATATGCATCAGAGAATACTGTACCCATTTTGTGTGTTTGGCTGGCCTTCAACTTGAGCCAGGGGTatgttcttaaaaaaagaaagaagagcattgttggatcagaccaaatgtctgtagtccagcattctgtttcccaTATTCAAGAAGTGAATACCCATGGGAGACCCAGCAACTGGAAATGAGGACTGTGTCCTCTCCTTTTGTCCCAGCAAGCAGAATTCTAAGTCATGCTGCCTCTGATGTTGAAGGACGAGTAAACACTGAAAGCTTAGTCCGAGTTGGTGACTTTTACCATATTTTCTGTTAATATGCTCTTTTGGAAGAaatgcttctttttgttttggcTATAGCAGTATTTAGCTTCATTGGATGATCTAAAGTTCTAGTATtaatgaaaaaaaggagaaaaagttcTCCCCATCAGTTTCCCCATAACTTGCACAATTTTAGAAATGATTAACAAGCCTTCTTTTGTTCACTTTTTTACCGAAACTAAAAAGATCCAAATATTGCAGATTTTCTTTACAGGGAATTTGCTCTCTGCCTTGTGACTTCACATGAACAGTTTTGATACATTTCTAGTTCTACCATATCCTTTGTTCAAAAATCACTACTAGATTTAGGCATAATATCTCTTACGTGATCATACCATGCATTCATATAAAGATGTTGCAGTATTGGCTGTTCCATTTCTATTCTCTTTGTGTTGATTCCTAAAACTGCATTTCCATTTTCTCAAGGCTGATGTTTTTATGTCCCAAAAATCATTTTTCCTGGTCAGTCCAGTGAGTGGATATGTGAACTGGGGAGGTGGGAGTTGTTTTTTGCTCTAATGTGCCTCACATTGAATTGGATTTGGCATGTCATATATCATGAATTTTATGCTCCCAGTTCTtttaaatttccttccttccttccttccttccttccttccttccttccttccttccttccttcctatctatctatctatctatctatctatctatctatctatctatctatctatctatctatctatctatctatctatctatctatctatctatctatctatctatctatctctctatctctctatctctctgtctctctgtctatctgtctatctgtctatctatctatctgtctatctgtctatctatctatctatctatctatctatctatctatctatctatctatctatatatatatatatatatatatatatatatcctgcctatctggtcgaaacgaccactctaggcagcttcatTGGATGATCTTCCATAGAAAGTCTCCCAGCTCTTCTTCAGGTAGAGGTGAATAATATTTGGCCACCAGATGTATTAGATAACAACTCCCTTAATACCTTCCCATTGGCCATACGGACTAAAGTTCTTGAGAGCTGAAGTGGAAAGAATGTGAAGGGTGAAAGGTCCCCACCCCTTGCTTAAGACAAATGCTGGGGGACATGCTGTATGAAGAGCAAAGGTGATGATAGTAGTGCTGGTAGCATATCTTCTTTTGTACAAAGGAGGTTACTTCCCTCATTTCTACAGGTAGCGCCACTGGCTTACCCCTGACTGTTAGAGATGCATTTAGCTACAGTACTTTCTGGGTGCTTGTGGGAAAGGGAGGGCTTAGTGCCTCATCAGTCTTTCTGTCTTAGCCAAGCAAGCAGAAGAGGAAGTTCTCGTCCTTTTTCAAGAGTTTGGTCATTGAGCTGGACAAGGAACTGTATGGGCCTGACAACCACCTGGTAGAGGTAAGTACTTTCTTGCACACTTGTGCTGAGGAAAATGCGAAGCACCTTAGAACAATCTGACATTTCACATCAATGCTCAGGATGACAGAGgcccatttttcttttcaaaattgccCTATAGGATGAGGTATAATGGTGGTGCTAAAGTAGATGATTAGGGCTGAGAACACTGTTCCCGCAGAAGGAGTGATTGGCAGGTTCTGGGGCTACCTGTTAGTAGATAATTTTGGTGGGAGCTGAAGGAGATGGATTCATGATcgtgaggggaaaaaatgactCCAGAAAATGGAGGCAAAGTTACCTGCATTGGTTTGAAAGGAATGATACTTCATGGCACATTCAGCCTGATATAGATAATAGCTAGATCAGATCATGGAGGAATCATACAGAGCTACAACAATATTCAGGCTTCTGCCCTGGTGTTGAACAGCACCTTTTACCCAACTGCAGTTATAGAAGCCGTAAAGTCAGACTGTGGTTAGTAGGAGTGTGTGATTAGGGGGACAACTTTGATAAGGATGGGGGCCAAATTTTAAACCCCTACACCTCTCCAAGGGCTTTGCAAGGTGCAAAATGGCCCTCAAAGACAACAAAATAGAAAGTGATTGAATGttcactacttttttttttatgtcttcagttttccttttattttcctgtgttagGGCATCCTGTGCCACACAAACACATGGGTGCAAAAATCTCTGCTTCTGGATAACTCTAGAATCAGAATGAGCAATATTTTATCCATCCCATtctttttgtatttgttgtttttttttcaactacTAGAGTCATGGACAACCTGTGGGGCCTCAGAAATGTTCTTGCAGGTCCTTTTGCAGCCTATTAGCCACACTTTGGCCACCTCAGTGaagatacattattattattattattattattattattattattattattattattattattattattattattattattattattattattattattattattattattattattattattattattattaaagatatcCATATCTGTGTGTATCTGCTTCACTGCCTAGTTAGAACTTTGCCAGAAgtgctaagaagtgtttttaacTGAGCAATAGAATGGCTTGTATGGTTAATtcttcagtatacagtggtgcctcgcttaacgagcgcaccacataacgacgaaatcgcatagcgatccattttttcggatcgctaatgcgatcgcttaacgttttttaaatagggctaaattcgctttgcgaagaccggtaagcgtttcgcttaccgatcttcgcaaaacggagcccgacgatcagctgttcggcggccaaaatggccgccggaagcccggaaatggcccaaaatggccacgcgcagcgttttcgcgccctcgttaagcgaggcgagggcgcgaaaatggctgccggccattacgaagcttcgctgaacggtgagtatttggcccatttggaacgcattaaaccatgtttaatgcgttccaatggaaatccctgccccgttcaacgatgcttcagcatagcgaaggttaatccggaacggattaacctcgctatgcgaggcaccactgtagatacttTACTGTTGTGGCTCATAAAATATCGGATCCAGGATGTGAGGGAAGAGTGCTGATAGGAGCTGGGCTGTTTCCGATGGCTATTGTATGGATATGTCATCTTAATGACATGAGCTGGTGAAATAGCTACTTTATGAAATGAAGGTCTAGatttagcaaaaagaaaaaaacttccatTAGATGAAGAAGACAGGACAGTGACTCCCAGCGGGTATGCTTTCTGTGAAATATTGGGAGCTATAATAATGAAAAAAGCAACCTGGTTGCCTGATTAAATGAATGTTTTGCACCCTATAGTTGTCCTAAGGACAGCTCTCTCACGTCTTTCTTCCCTAAGTGGCACCGAATAGCTACAACTCAAGAGACAGATGGCTTCCAAGTCAAGCGTCCAGGTGATGTCAATGTGAAATGCACCCTGTTACTCATGCTAGACCACCAGGTAAGAGGGGGCATGCCCTGACACTTGATGAGAGCAGACAAATGATCAACTTCTTAGTCACATGGCTTGGCCATACTTCCCAATTGTGGAAGAAAGGAGGTAGAGCAGTACCTGACCAGAGGCTTCCTCCTCCATATGCCTTGCTACAAACCAGATAGAGATACAGAGTCAGATAGAGATACAGAGTCAGATAGAGATACAGAGTCAGCTTTGCTGGTTCCAGATAGAGATACAGAGTCAGAAGGGATGTTTAGCTGTTTCCTTAAATACACAGCTTTTTCTCTTTAGCGCACTGGAATATCATGCAGCATTTAGATTCCTCATAATCTCATATTTTGTGATAAGTAAATAGTGTCTTGCCGTTCGGCTTGTAAAGACACAACTGAGAATGATTTGGCACTGAGTTCACAGTCAGATGCTTTACAGAAGTTCTTGTccatcttaatttttttcataaacaATGCAGACTTCATTTTCATGAACTGTTTTGACAGTCATACTTTCAGTGGAGTGGCAGATGTTAAGAGACCTGACCTGAGATCTCTGGTGAGTTCAGAGATGGTCTCTAGAAACTGAAAGTGACTTGTTACAAGTAAGGTAATTACTTCTaacaagtcttttttaaaaagagctttgcAGCAAGGCATATGGGAGTcatgttttgaaagaaatacaGTGAGTAATGAAATGATACTTTTGAGAAGTATAGCAAGCAAcaattttttgtttagtttttcttgtttattttggaGGTATCTTTACAGGTGGTTTGAACTgactttttcttttgttgattcCATGTTTTTGTCACTTTtctgcccacccaccctcagTGTAAGAAACAAGAACAAAGCACTTCTAAAATACTAACTTTCTGGTCTTTGGAGTggtctttttcctcctttctgagAGAAATTACTCGGACAGATCCCATTCATGTTTCTAGCTTTACAGAGGGAAGGAGGTTGCAGCATGTTACATGGGCTGGGAACATGGCAATGCCTACCTTACACTGTATGTTCACCAGACCATATTGATCTTGCAGCCTCCCCAGTACAAACTGGATCCCCGTCTGGCTCGTCTGCTTGGGGTTCACACGCAAACTCGTGCCAGCATCATGCAGGCTTTGTGGCTCTACATCAAACACAACAAACTCCAGGACAGTCATGAGAAAGAATATATCAACTGCAACCGTTACTTTCGCCAGGTGAGTACATTCTGGCttgtctcccttctctctctcctctctttttcctttcacttgcaaGATCCCCGACACCACCACTACTGCTTTTCTAGCAGTGAGATATTAATTGTGCCTATATTTGGTCATCTGGTGCAAGATTGGGAGATTTCTGgggttctctttctgttttttaaatgaaggaagTGTTTTATTAATTACCATAGTTTACCTGTCTCCTCTTCTACAACTCATTTGTCAATCTCTATTATAGCCCATCTATAAACTATAAACCTTCTGGTTACGTTTTTACTGTCTTTGCACACTGATACAGAACACTTATTAACTAGTAGCACTAGCAAGATTTGACAGAAGCCCAGAGACTGGCAGAGATTCGCTTTCTCAGTCTCTCTCACATAGTTCTTTCTCTTCTCTAGATTTTTGGTTGCAATCGCATGCGGTTCTCTGAAATCCCCATGAAGCTGGCAGGGCTCTTGCAACATCCAGATCCTATTGTTATCAACCATGTGATCAGGTAGGTCTGGCATTCGTGGGACTTGTGAAAAAGCAATCTATAATTAATCCAAACCCATGTGTTTGGGGGAGTTAGTAGTAGAAACGCAGCACCCAGGAAGTATGTATTCACCCTGGCTCAACCCAGCTTCCTTTCTTATTTCTCAAGTGTGGACCCCAATGATCAGAAGAAGACAGCCTGTTATGACATTGATGTGGAGGTGGATGATCCCTTGAAGGCCCAAATGAGCAACTTCTTGGCCTCCACCACCAACCAACAGGAAATTGCCTCTTTAGATGTCAAGGTAAGACTCTGTCAACTTCAGTAGGAAACAGATTCCAGGACTTCACCTCTCAGAGACTGGATAATAGGGTTGGTGTGTGAGGGGGTGCTAGCTACTgtttttccctgaaaataattaaaataattaattatattaatgtttactccaaaaatgcattacggcttattttcaggggatgttttaatttttttcatgtacaacaacttgcatttattcaaatacagttataccatcttctggttgctgcacaatggtggagggtggagtttcagttaactagggtttattttgggggtagggcttatattatgagcatcctgaaaaatcatactagggcttattttcaggtcttattttcggggaaatggtaAATACACATATCTTGAGCTTTAGGGGCATtctgctcacccacccaccccatgtatACCATCCACAGCAGCTACAGCAGTGTATTCTCTCTTATGGGGTCCCCTGTTATGTTTGAGGAGCAAAGCCAAAGTCTCCCATCTCTTTTCCCAAGAGTAGTAGCTAGGAAGACTGCTGGGATTTTCAGCTAAATCCATATTCTTTAGTTTTCACAAAAGGTTCAAATAAGGTAACAGTGGGGCAAGCCATCTCATTTTATGTTTATAGTGTACATCTTATTTTCATTTGAAATGGTTCCTCATAATTTGAATGTCTTCTGTTTACATTTAGTTTGGTTTTATTGCTAAGGGCTGGAATGCATTAATTCCTTTTTCAAAGAGGTGAAACTAGCtctggaggggaaagaagagCAAATAGTAGACAAGCTGTGGGAAGTCTTATGTCTCTAATATTGGAAATAGGCGTATGGCTCTCCAGCTGTCTGCGAGTAGAACGACTAGAACACTGTGTGCTGGACAATAGAATCCATGGCAGATTGTAGTTACAAATTTTCAGAATCTTGAAGTAGCTTTTGGGGGCAGGGAAAAATATACCATCTTTACAATTTACATGGTTATGGAGAGTTAGTAAATGGGCTAGGGGGCTCTGACTGAAAAGAGTGGCTGTAGCAGTACATCTCACTCCTAAGACAGTGTATTTGTACGCCCTACACTTTTTCCATCTCTCTTGGTCTCTTCTTCGCTCCTCCGGTTGAAAAGAAATTATGCAACCCAGTTGCATAATCAGCACTCAGCAAATATGCTTACCAATTTGCAGATGCATTTGCTTACCAAAAAAATTGCAATTAACCCTGAATTTCAGCTCTCTTGTTGTGAAGCAAGTTCTATCCAAAGGGTTGAGGACAAGTTATAATGGTTGAGATGGAATGGGGAGATTTGTTGCCTGAAAGTTTGGCAGTTATTCAGGAATGAAGAAAGGCGGGGATTAGGTCaagagttgaaaaaaaaaactgtatgtaAGTACTCTTTCCAGTACTTTGTATCAGTTTCCTGCCTTTCTGCATCTCATATTCATGTTAACCACCCAGTGTAACTACTGGTTTAGataggcagtataaaaatcaattagataaatacagtggtgccccgcataacgagcgattcgtttaacgatgaatccgcatagcgatgtgttttttgcgatcgcaaaagcgatcgcataacgatgttttaaagggtaaaacatcgctttgtgatgatcggtaagcgtttcgcttttttgccccacatagcgatgaatccgtatagcgacgatttttttggaacagattatcgtcgctatgcggggcttGTATCTCATGACCACAGAAAATGATTACGCTAGCCTTAACCACCTTGTGCCAATGGGCATGTTGGTTAGGCATGATGGGAAGTATATTCCAGTAAACATGCAAGACACACATTGAGGAAGATATGCTAATACTTCTATACTGGGTAGTTTCCTATGCTGAATGTTGTACTTCTGGCTCTACACCTTTCTTGTTCCTGCTCCAGAATCTTCtgtcaaattgggggggggggggaagtaatctTATAAAATAATAGGAGCTGCAGAGAATCATTGCCTTAGGCTTCTCAGCATCTTTCTGTTGGGGGCTTTTGCCAGTATGAGGTAGCTAGTGTGTGTAGTGGCCTTGACTTATGGGACTTGGCATGAGTAGCTGATCTTTCTGTCATAGTAGGAGAAACAAACTCAGTTATGTGAGTCTTTCCATCTGTCCATAACATACCTTTTACAATTGCCTGTAGATCCATGAAACCATTGAGTCCATTAATCAGCTGAAGACACAGCGAGATTTCATGTTGAGTTTCAGTAATAATCCTCAGGATTTCATCCAAGAGTGGATCAGATCTCAACAGAGGGACTTAAAGGTAACGACCGGGTTTAGGCTGTGGAATAGGAGTGCAGCCGTAGGCCAGTTAGAAGCCCCACTATATTGATGAAGCTTACAGATTGTGTTGAATTACAGCACAAATGTGTGATATTGCTGGATTTTATTCtgcaaaacttggcttttcttgTTTTCACTGTCCAGCTGCTTCTATGAGGGTTGGATGAACCATCTGGTTTATTCTTGGGCATGGCAGTTCGATTTTTTGTATATTGCATATTAACTACTGTATCCATATGTGCACTTGGAAAACTAAAATTAAGCTAAGCTTTGGACAGATATCTGTGCATGTTTTTGCTATATGTGCACTTGCAAGTAGCATCATAAACTAAATACTTATCCTGTCTTTACATGGAACATAGAGTGATCTTCCATGCCCACTTATCACATTTTGATCTGTAGTTTTTTGAATAAGGGTGAGGTGGAGAGGGTGCCGGCTAATGAAGTTGATTATTGTGTCAGGTTACTGGGATCTCTCCAGTGCTCTCTCTGGCCACTGTTACACATACTGCTGAACTAtattgatacagtggaccctctacttaaggaattaatccgtattggaacggtggctgcaagtcgaaaagtctgtaggtcgaaactccattgacctacagtgcattgaaaacctattaatcccataaccagcggtttttattctatttttgttccattttggtttttttctggtctgtaggtcgattctctggctgcaagtcgaatctaaattttgcagccagagaagtctgtaactcgaaaagtctgtaagtcgatccgtctgtaagtcgagggtcaaCTGTA of Pogona vitticeps strain Pit_001003342236 chromosome 6, PviZW2.1, whole genome shotgun sequence contains these proteins:
- the SMARCD2 gene encoding SWI/SNF-related matrix-associated actin-dependent regulator of chromatin subfamily D member 2; the encoded protein is MAGRGGFPLTPPPPGGLPPAGSVAAAVPPPPPQAPGPGGGLLRGGPSPAGATLYRPMGHAAPFQRPGMLPGGRMTMGVLQMGSPSGPLYGTTSPLRPGISQSMMDPFRKRLLAPQTQPPAALIQRRGLRRRKMADKILPQRIRELVPESQAYMDLLAFERKLDQTIARKRMEIQEAIKKPLTQKRKLRIYISNTFTPGKEESEGSERIASWELRVEGKLLDDPSKQKRKFSSFFKSLVIELDKELYGPDNHLVEWHRIATTQETDGFQVKRPGDVNVKCTLLLMLDHQPPQYKLDPRLARLLGVHTQTRASIMQALWLYIKHNKLQDSHEKEYINCNRYFRQIFGCNRMRFSEIPMKLAGLLQHPDPIVINHVISVDPNDQKKTACYDIDVEVDDPLKAQMSNFLASTTNQQEIASLDVKIHETIESINQLKTQRDFMLSFSNNPQDFIQEWIRSQQRDLKIITDVVGNPEEERRAEFYQQPWIQEAVGRHIFAKVQQRRQELEQVLGVRLT